A window from Mus caroli chromosome 2, CAROLI_EIJ_v1.1, whole genome shotgun sequence encodes these proteins:
- the LOC110289630 gene encoding olfactory receptor 4F3/4F16/4F29-like: MKRVNHSVTSEFVFLGLTNSWNIQLLLFLLSSVLYVATMMGNCLIIFTVASDPHLHSPMYFLLSNLSFIDIGISSATSPKMIYDLFKKNKVISFRGCIIQIFFVHAIGGVEMVLLIAMAFDRYVAICKPLHYLTMMSPQMCIFFLITAWVVGLMHSVIQLVFIVNLPLCGQLLDSFYCDLPQFIKLACLDTYRLELMVSISSGFMSVAFFFILIISYIVIIFTVLKHSSSGSYKALSTLSAHVTVVVLFFGPAIFFYTWPSSATHLDKFLALFDAVVTPFLNPVIYTLRNQEMKMAMRRVFRHLMGYRQIS; the protein is encoded by the coding sequence ATGAAGAGGGTGAATCATTCTGTGACATCAGAGTTTGTGTTCCTGGGACTCACAAACTCCTGGAATATCCAACTGCTGCTCTTTCTGTTATCCTCAGTGTTGTATGTGGCAACCATGATGGGAAACTGTCTCATAATTTTCACTGTGGCTTCTGACCCTCACCTACATTCCCCTATGTACTTTCTTCTGTCTAACCTCTCCTTCATTGATATAGGTATTTCTTCTGCCACTTCACCCAAGATGATTTATGACTTATTCAAAAAGAACAAAGTCATCTCCTTTAGAGGTTGTATTATTCAAATCTTCTTCGTCCATGCAATTGGGGGTGTGGAGATGGTGCTGCTTATTGCCATGGCCTTTGATAGATATGTGGCCATATGTAAGCCTCTTCATTATCTGACCATGATGAGTCCCCAGATGTGcatcttctttttaattactgCCTGGGTAGTTGGTCTTATGCACTCTGTGATACAACTGGTTTTCATAGTAAATTTACCTCTTTGTGGTCAGCTATTGGACAGTTTCTACTGTGACCTTCCTCAATTCATCAAACTTGCTTGCTTGGACACATATAGACTGGAATTAATGGTCTCAATCAGTAGTGGATTTATGTCTGTGGCTTTCTTCTTCATACTGATCATTTCATATATTGTCATCATATTTACTGTTCTGAAACACTCTTCAAGTGGTTCCTACAAAGCACTGTCTACACTTTCAGCTCATGTGACTGTAGTGGTCTTATTCTTTGGTCCTGCCATATTTTTCTATACATGGCCTTCTTCCGCTACACACTTGGATAAGTTTCTGGCCCTATTTGATGCAGTTGTTACTCCCTTTTTGAACCCTGTGATCTACACATTGAGGAATCAAGAAATGAAGATGGCAATGAGGAGAGTATTCAGACATCTAATGGGCTATAGACAAATCTCTTGA